In Kwoniella dejecticola CBS 10117 chromosome 7, complete sequence, the genomic stretch AGGTTCTATTGGCGGCCGGACTGATTTTATATACCTTCATCGCCATGCTTGGAGGCAACCCGCTGCACGAGTCAGTCAGATCGTCTCATCTTTGGCTCGAGGTCTTAATAGGCATGGAACCCAGCTGACACTTTGACAATTGTCAGTCGTTTCGGGTTCCGATACTGGAAAGACCCCGGACCTTGGGCAGGAGGTTCTCATTCTGGCAGATtacaatcattcatcaacgcTGTCAATGTAGCTGGCTTCGTCATGGGTGGGCCGGAGTATATCTCGATGATTGCTGGAGAAGCCAAAGATCCCAGAAGAACAGTACCGAGAGCGATCAAGACTATTATGGCCCGTCTTGTCATTTTCTTCATCGGCGGCTGTCTTTGTGTCGGTGTTCTGGTCCCTTACAATGACAAGACGTGAGTTGCTTTTCCGTTGCTTATGCCCATCCAATCGGGGTGCTTGCTTACTTGTCCTCGTACAGCCTCGTCACCGGATCTTCTGATACCTACGCTGGAAAATCACCTTAGTGAGCTAAACACTTGCGGTACCTCTTCGTCGAGTTATGATCTTGTTGCTCACAATGGACGTCTCATAGTGTCATTTCGATGACCCGACTGCAAATCCCGGTCTTACCTTCCATCGTAAACGCCGCACTACTCACGACCATTATTTCGGCCGGTAATGCCTATGCGTTTAACGCTTCTCGATCTTTACACGCTCTCGCACTCGACAGGAAAGCGCCAAAGTTCCTCACTCGGGTTAACAAGAAGTGCGTACCGTGACTCCGCTTTTGTCGAATCGCATGATCTTGTCCGCTGACATAGGCTTGCTAGGGGTGTTCCGTACGCATCCGTGATCGTAGTGATGGTCCTCTCATGCCTCGCCTATTTAGCTCTTGGATCCGGATCGGCGAAAGTATTGAACTGGATCCTGAACTTCTGTACGGCAGCTACCATGCTGAACTGGACCGTGATGGCTATAACCTGGGTCCGCTTCAACGCAGCTATGAAGGCACAAAATATCGATCGAACGACATTCTTACCGGTACCATCGAAGCTTCAGCCGTACGCCGGGTATTGGGCTTTGTTCTGGGCTCCTGTGTTCTTGTTTGTACAAGGGTACGCGGTCTTCTTGAAAGGGAACTGGGATGTAGCTACGTTCATTTTTAACTACGGAATTGTGAGTCAACCCTGTCAGGACTATCCTATCCCCGTTCGATAGGTATGTACGGGGCTGACTCGGCTGGGAATCCGATAGATCGCCTTGGCCGGTGGTATCGCGATTGGATTCAAGACCTTTGGAAAGACACCGTTTTACAGATCAAAAGATGTGGATCTGCAATCTGATTTGGAATTTTTCCAAGCGCTGGACGATCATTACCAAAGGCAAAAGGACGAGAATCCGCCTACCGGCGTCAAGGACAAAGTCATGGCGAAACTGTTCTAGTGGTCAATGTGGTACTGGGAAGCTATTCCGACCTTGTGGGTAAGCTCGTGACGTGGGTGAGAGCAGAGTAAATGGGTTTAGCGATCTCTTATGGTATGGTGATTCGAGGTAGTCCATATCCGTGCTTGATCCGCCCGGATTTAGTATATTCTACCGCATCAGGAGCATCTTTGTATGAAACTTCCAATAACAAATCTGCTGGATCCGGACTGAATGTGCACCAATAGCGTCTGGATTAGCTGGTCGAGCTCGTGATGTATCAAGAGTGTGAAAACTTCTTCGATCCTCTCATTCTGATGCTCACTTTCCCAGAACCAGGAGTCCTGTCTCTGGACTCCATCACCCTGCCAGTCACTGAGGTGGCGAACAATAGGGTGAGTTGTAATAGGCAATGCTCCTTTCTCATATTGATGATCTCTGATCAATGTTCACTGTGCTACGTATATAAGAGCTCTCCGTTGATTGGTGTGGAAGGCTCTGATTGCTCAACATGCGAGGCTTCGGCAGGTATATATACGGGACATAATTTGCTGAGGTACGTCTCACTCGCCATATTGTACTGGATGCGCCACTCAAACACGATCCGACGTTCCTCATTTGCAATTGACTCAGAAGcagctgaccttgttgtGATCTCGACATTGGTTTGAAACTACCAGCGACTGTATTGGTCTTGAAGCGGACTCGTCAAATGTCTGAGGACAAGTAAGTTGAAGAGCACAGCGGACAATGGCAGGACGTCCGGCTGCACGCTTGGCCATATAAGCTGACACCATCACCAAAAGCGACAGTCAGACGGCTCTGCTAGTCAACCGTGCTTCTCTGGACAGCACTGGACACCAGGTCGGCGAGTCCAGATACGTGGGGCTCTTGAATCCGGAGAATGTTGTGAATTTCCATTCACAGGGCAGTGGAAATCGTCGAAACCTGACGATCATCAGTCGTCCATCTCAAGGCTTCGATACCGTCATCTTTCACAGCCAATTATCGCTCGTTGCCGGTATTACTGAAGTCACAGATACCGGGCTATCTCAAGCCACGTCGTCTGTCATCGTTGGCGATGGAATACGGCTAGATTTTCGCAGGGTCCCCATCCTCAATACAGCCACGCAACAATCTCGCAGCTCATTGGAATCTCGAATGATTGCCTTAATCAATGCCGACCGTCCTGATTTGGGAACTGTCTTTCTGAAACCCAGGGATACGTACTGCCTTCCCTCGCAATCTGCCAGACGAAAAGCCTTTATAGAAAGGATAGGTCACTCAAACTATTGTTTCTCCCGTACCACGAGAACAGTTGAGGACACTGACCTCGTCGATGACACTGCTCGCATTGTCGACGCCTCGGAGCTCATCAACCTAGCATTCGATGAACAACACACCTTACTGATCCCCACTCAAATGACCACCAATGATGAAAGTCCAGTTTCCGTCATCTCGGGGACCATCACTATCAAGAACATCTTCCAGACCGGTCAATCCCACAGCATGTTAATCCCCGCTCTGCCGACCAACGGCTTGCATAAAGAGGTCTTTAACACCGAGGATGGCGGGCTTTTGCTATTGGAAGCCGGCAGAAAGTCTTCTACCAGATGTTGCGATATCAAGTTCACCTTATACGCTGAAGAGGGGATCTACATGCGAGAGTCTTTTACCTGTGAAGCCGATGGTAAACTTGTCGAAAGCGAAAACTCGAGCGTTCGCCTCAATTTGGTGCAAAATTGAgatgagtgatgatcagGAGAAACAACTTTGGCATGAGGTTTCGCGGCATATGCGATGCGTCGGAGTCAATGATTACATGATACTATAAAGATGTGCACGGTACATGCTACCCATCGTACTCATACTGAGTCAGCTAAGCCAGAAGTATTCAGCAGCGGACAGTCACTCACAATGAACCGGATGATTCAGAACTTCTTCCCACCCGTTACCGATCGTGTAGCACGCTGCATTGACGTAGTCAGGATCAGCACCAAATGCATATCACCAGCTGTGCGGTGAATACAATCATAGGGTTCATGTATTGTCATAATATCGAGGCCTTTTTCCTGGGTACAACGCCTTGTACCCGTGTCAGGGACCCATTTCGATTTGATTGGAAAAGCGAGAGACATCTCAGCAAAGTAATTCTGATGGATAAGGAGATGGGGCTTAGGGACCCATCTGTGTAGTCTGCGTACGGACGGATGTCAAGACAGTGATTATGCAAGCCAAGACACATAGCCCCGAGATTCGGCGAAGTTTGTACAAGTATTCGCATACTGTATACATGATGACTGCCACATCAATCGCGATTTGTCGTTACTGAACTTAGTGATACTATTGGTATACCTTGAGCTATGCTACCTAATAGCGTCACATATTTATGCACTCAGTTCGTAACAGATAGACCTTATTAGCCAGACCAACCTCCACACCCGACGTATTCAAAACCTCGTCATATGGCCTTGAGGTAAGGCGAGAAAGGGTGGTCAAATATAAACATTGCACCTTTTTCAAGAGGCCCACTCGAGGCTACTGTAAGGAGCCTGTAGAAACATCCTTTGTTCGGCGTGGAAGGCTATGTTAGTTCATCGCTGACACTGCAACAGATATAATATGGGCTATTATAATGTGCAAGAACGAACACGATTTCCCCGTTTTCAGTCACCTTACAAGATTCACCTGCCATTCAAGTCTCACTTATTTTCAATCCCGATAAGAGACAATTGGCTTTCTACCGGTATTAATTAGCTTTATTCAAGTCTACAACACACACATTGTGGCCCAAGTCAGGATGTCAGATACAGACGATGGCTCGTAAGTCAACAATCACAGCTTGTGTGTACATTATGGACACTCCTCACACGGTATGCGCTGACACCTTTGCTGAACGTGATAGAGGAACGGCTTTGGTACTCACCGTGGCTAAGCTGGACGCTAATGGGAACCAGACTGGTGAATACATGGATTACAGTAACGGTATCTTGACCCCTGAGAGCGCAGTAAATCTCATCTCCCGAGACAGTCAGGGCCGTCGATCCTTCACGATCATCAATCGTCCTGACTCCACTTTGGAAGTCAAGATCTACCAAAGCCAGTACGGCTTGGACCCTTGGTGTAGCGGAGTGTGGGACGTGGACAACGATCCAGAGTCACAGGAGATCCAAACCATTATGACTGAAAGCGGACGGCGTCTCGGGTTTCGAACAATACCGATCAAAGATATACCCACCCAGGCATTGCGCAACCCAACggaatcatcgatgattgctTTGACCAATTCACACCGATCCGACTGCGGGACCGTGTCTCTTGGGGCTCAAGATAGATACTACGTGCCCCAAGAGCTCAGGCAACCACTCACATACATTGAAAGGCTAGGTCATTCTGACTATTGCGTCGTTCGTACCATGATAGGTGATTTTGAAACTTACCAAATCAATGATGCTTCACGTGGGCCAGAGCTAGTCTTTGGAGGCCGGTCGgccttctccctctctaAAATTTCAGAACGGCAATTGGCCGCCACTGGTCAGGCCCCCGACTCccaagaagaggagactTCCGTAATCTCGGGAGACTTCACTCTGAAACATTTCTTCATGAAGGATGGATCCTCTATCGAGCACAGACCGATTCCCCACTTCAGACCAAACGACTCGTATGAAGAGGCTCTAGACACACAGTACGACGGCGTGTTTCGCTTCCGCGCCACCAGAAGAGGTGCTACCAGGCTCTGCGAGCTCGAATCTGCCTTAGTCTTCCCAGATGCGGCTTTCTCGCATGAATCCTTTACTTGTGTAGCGGATGGTGGACCTGTTGAGAGCGACGTCATGAGCGTCTGCCTCAATACGCTACAAGACTGAACGATGATTGGGGAAAGATGTTCCGCCAGGAGATTTCGTCAATTTTCAACATAGCGTGCTTGGCGAACTACTGTACTCACGACCACTACTACTTTATTCAATATCCATGCGTCATTATACATATCTCGTATTCTGCACCGCACTTAGGCTGAGCCGACAACAGCAGAGCGCCTCATGACAAGCAGATAGGACCTTACCACGGACCGGATGATTCAGACGATATTAATCTCTTACTTCTCCAGTGGCTTTCAGTATTCCCTAGCATCGATACCAAATCAAAGTCGCGACCTGCGCCTTGTACAATACCACAGGAACGGACAGTCGTGATCGTCACGAGGCCTTCTCTTTCGCTACACCGCCTGGTCGCCACAATATGTCAGCTGTACTGAGTGAACGGCACATCACACGCTAACCATGCAGCTTACGTCCGATCTCATCGGATAGGGAGCGACTGCATCGTTTTGGTCCGTTAGCGTCATTGCCCGCGACGTCACCATACGCGCCTTTGTTGTATTCCTCTTTCGAAGTGTCTATCATCACATTGCTCGTCTGGACAGACATAGAGGCCACCAGCCAGACACACTCCAAGTGTCCAGATCAATCAGAATCATCAATGCAGCAATGGCCTTGTTTCTTACAACATCCTTTGTACCCGCTCCTCTGtggctgaagaaggcaaggTGATAGCTCTGATGACGGATACACTTCATGGAGCACTTGCTCTACATAAGAATGTGTTGACGACTCATAGGTACTTTCATGAGCCACCACACACAGCGCTCATTGTCTTCATTTGTTCTCTgacaagaccaagacgaGACGACCCCTTAAAGAAGTAACATAATTTAGTGCTGAAGACCTTCCATCGTAGTGAGAGATATGCAAGCGTGAGTGAGATCCAAATCTCACGGTGAAGAGAAACAACTTTGACGCCATCAATGACATAGCAACCAGAGTTACCTGTCCGTCGTTCTACGACGGACTGATGCTACCGGCCAAACACAAGACCTCCAGCTTCCTACCATGACCCATCAGTCCTTCATGGATGAGGACTGGCAAGACAAGAATGGCTATTGGCACAAAACTATCATCAGTAGAAAGCCAGTAGATAGCGAAGACCATAAAGACGTCCTGACAATCACCGAAGGTCATTACCCCAAAGTCGAAGGCGTTTTCCCGGACGCCGTTACCTTAGATCACTATTTCGACCCGGATACACCCGTCGATTTGGGGAGCTCGCAACTTTACTTTGGCCATACGCTTCCCGCTTCCGCCGCCGCGACAACTGCTTCGATACCAGGCAGTCGAGTGATTGCTGTTGAGTATCTGAACCCCAGGTCCAAAGAACCCCTCGGTCTGGGAACAATCTATATGAAGCCAGACGACTACCACCGTATCCGTACAGATGGGACAACTGATTCTCGCATGATGAGAATCGGCCACTCTGATTACTGCCTGATTACTCCTGGTGGTTATAAAGAATGGCAGAACGGCGAAGTGCATGGTACGCTCATCGACGTCTCACAAGTGGCGTCGCACACGGTCGGTGGGCGGACACTAGGCTTGAGCGTGCAGACGATAACCGAAATGATATCAAGTGCAGGAGACCAAAACCAACGCGTATTTCGTTACATCGGAAGATGCTTCACTCTAGCCAATCCAAGCGCAGAAGATCGTGAGGCTAAACGACGGTATCCTATCGGGCCCGTGAGGCCTGGAGAGACTAGCGATACTTGCCGAGCTTTTGGTGATGACAACTCGAACAGCGCTTTCCTCTATGTGAGCAGAAGGGCGGATACTACCTTGTGTGATGTCAGCGTTAATCAATATGAGCCTGGGGGGCATGGTTGGGGATCTTGGGAGGAGTTCACATGTGAAGCCGATAACCGGAGAATCATGACCGGTAATATCATCATGCAGCTTTCCGCCTACGATGACTAGGGTCCTCTATTTGAAGGATTACGGATTTTGCACTACGAGCCCATGGGCGCCGTCAAGATTGCGATATCATTTTCTCTGCTAATGTGACGAAAAAGACAGATAATCTCAGTACTTTCTGAAGAGTATCGAATGAATTCTGCATCGGTGTTGGCTCTCATTTGGTTTCCAACAAGACCGTCATTACTCGCATTCACTGAAGGGAGGATATCGCATTAGAGAGCCTCAGTCTACGTAAGTATCTACACATATACTCAAACGTAGCAAGCTGAGAATGGTCCTTTGTGTCCGTCGTCAGCTCTTCGCCTTTGTTCGTTGCAGAAGATGAGTAGCTGGACTATTTCCTCGTGTAAGGAAGGCAAGCACCACGATGCTAGGTCCAGCACATTCGCTGCCCTCCATACATATATGGGACTGCGTTCCCCCGAGAAAAACATACTTTCTTGACCATATCCATCATTCGCCACCTATTTAATCTTTTGCTCGATTGCCAATCAGATCCTGAGTCCTGCACAGCTATCAGAATTTTTGTACACACACGATGCCACAGAGAATCGTAGTGCCCAAGTGAGTCGTTTCTCGAGGCCTCTTGACAGGTGCACGCCTCTTCGCCACCGCAGATGTTTTGAGGATTATTAGAATAAGCTGACTTGCAGAGAATCCATAGTCAAGAGAATTTCGACCTCCAAGTGACGTCTGTTCACGAGTTCGACTACAATGGCCATCCTGTGCAAAGCCGAATGCAATTACCTCCGCTCCGCAAGAACACCTTCATGACTCTGGAGCACACTGACGATTCCGGGATGGGGAGAATTACGATCAtcagcagaagaagagcggaTAGGGAAGAACCTGATACCTTGATGATCGCGTCAGGTAGAAAAACGCCTGTGTCCGGGGTTTATAAATCGGCGCATTTGCACTGTCACAGATGGCAAGATGAGCCCTGGGATATCAATAATTCATGGAACATTGAATTCAGCGACGATTTGTCAGGTGACACTGCGCAAAGTCAGAGACAGACGCCCGTcccagatgatcaagtgatTGTCATGACCCAGGGACCGGCAAGCACACAGGGAGACATCTATCTCAAACCTGATGATCAAGTTCACTGTCTCAGGCCAGATGAGACGGTCGACCCTCAGTTCCGCAGAATAGGTCATTCGAATTACATGCTTTTCACCGATAGGGTTCGGcacaaggaagacgaaggtaTCCTCTTCGACGTGACCAGGGTGCCCAGGTTCGATTACCAGAACCACACATTTGATAATTTCTCCGTACGATCTTTGAACGAGTACGGATCACAGGCTCCAATACACGAACACCTGGAAGGATCGGTCAGCTTACAATTCGGTATGTCTTCGCAAGCCGGTCGCACGATGGTTTCTACATTCGGACCGGACGAGTGTGAGATTCTGGAATTAAGCGATGCCAGCGGCGTTCCGTACACCTTTGCTgtgacgaagaggaaggccCCTGGCTTTTATGATATCGACATCTCGCCCTCTCTTGGCCTTGACGGGAGTCCTGCACCTTGGGACTCCTTCACTGTACAAGCTGATTCAAGAGTATGCGAAACTCCTTGGGttcaacttcagctgacTTCCAGTTGAGCCGCTGCTGGACAGGAAGATCAAAGCGCTCAATGAAGCACGTGCCGGAGTTCTTTAGCTTTTACTTCTGCCTGGAAATCGTTTGGAGATATGGCTACTCAGTCACTTCTACAAGGATTTGTTCATGATAGCCAAATGCATAAAGAGTGTAGAGCACTAGCGTTCATCATGGTATACATTCGGAATCAGCGTTCAATGCATTAAACCAGAAATGCACTAAGCTCTCCTGGATAAATCGGGCTCTCCTGGCCATCCTTTTCCCTTATTCAAtcgctcagcttcttcctcagcagcCATGACCAAGCTACTTATCTGCACGAGTTCTTCGTTATCGTCACcacccttctcctctcgCAACGGTGTTATATCGCGCGAGAATAGTTCACCGAATTTTGGTATCAGTGCTTGAGCGACGTCGGGTACTGAAGGTAAAGTCGGGTCCGCCTTGTCGCGTAATAGGAGCTGATGAAGTGATGTCGCGTGAACGTCTGCCAAACCACATGCCATGACTAGGTCGAACCATTTTATAGGTTGCGGCGTTATGTTCATCGCGAAGCCGTGGGACGTGATTCGGTGTGATAGATGTATGCCTATGGAAGCGAACTGTGCGGTATGGTATCAGGGCAGATACACCAATTGTATGACTTCTTGTTGGTAGTTGGATGTACCGGACAGATGGAAGCATGGTAGGGTGATGGGACTTAGGGGGATcgatcagaagaagatccttcTGACAATACACACCTTCTCTGTAGGCGAGGAGAACACTCCAACATGTCCTTCCGGATGAGGCGCCAGTACACCCTTTATACCCAGATCATCTCTTGCATACTCCGCTAACATAGCTTGCAGGTATTCCACATAACATCGAGTCGGTGTCTGTAAAATAGGAATCGGATCGATCTCTCAGCACGCGTTTCCTCCGCTTTTCGCAGCGATGACTTGTCCATCGACAATCGGGATTCGGCGTTTCAGTCAAGGGAGAGAGAACAAATGACCAATGTGTTCTCTTaccgactcacctccatgaCGTTCAAGTCCAGTATCGGGTACCCAACTAATTGACCTGGACCATGATACGTGACCTGCCCACCTCGTTTGGTAATATAAAACTCCGCTCCGACATTTTGGACTTTCTTTTCCTCGGGATGTAATTCGTTCGGATTGGGTGAATTATCCCTTCGCCCTGTCGTATATGTCGGTGTGTGTTCTACACTTGCCATACCCATCAAATCgtatcaaatcatcatcaacatcaacatcaacatcaacatcagcaccATGAATCCGATGTCTTAGCTCTGCCCTGAGTGGTACGTACCAAGCATCAAGATGACATCTCCTTTCCCTCTACTCCCCACCGGATCCTTCGCTTTAGCTTTCAGCCTCGTACTTATTATATCATTCTGCAATTTTAGTCCGACAAGATACGGTAATGGTTCGCTGAAGATGTGGTATCTTAATGGCGGGAGTATTGACTTGCTTGAAGATGCAGGTGAGGAGCAAGATGCGGAGGACAGGGAGACTTGTCTGAAAGGTGTTTGATGTATGAGTCGTGCCAAGGAGCGAGAGACCATCTTTGTTCTTATTCGttctgctttgctttgctttgctttgccttGCGGGGTCCGGATCCAAGGTGTGAAAAGGGAACTCAATATGGTTAAGGGTGATTGCGATCTGAGTCTGGTCTGAATAGAGGTTCAAGAGGAGATAAAGTATTGAACATCGTCAAATAACGTCCAATTGTCAATTGCCGGACGGTTCTAGTGGAGGTCACGGAATGAACGAACCAAATTAACCGCATAACGGCAAGACTGAAATACCATTGGAAATACTCTCCAACCGATTACTCAGATCATAAATCATCGTCCTTCATGCATATTcatgagcaagaagcaagaagcatGCGCCTACGCCTAAGCAAGAAATAATATGGCTACAATATGTATCATACTAAATATACGAAGAGCATCAAGAATGATATCGTTGAATAACTCATTCTGTAAGAGTATCTGTGTTGTCCATTTGTGCAGCGTCCAAAGTTATCCGAGCAAACTTTGTCAAGCGGCAACGAAAAACCCGAATCAAGCCATTCGTCCAGCTTTATTACTTCCAAAAAACCCTTTCAACCCCTTTTTCTTCCTCGTTTCAACGTcttttcccattcccacGCCCATACCATAAGTCGGCGCTGAACCCATATCTTCAGCCATCGGCTGCCCGTACATAGTCTTCACTGCTCTCGCATTCGGTCCTGCGCCTACCCTTGCTCGAGGCGAAGGTTGATCGAAAGAGGCTCTTCCGCCAGTCATCGCTCGAGGAGGGTGGGCAGACCCTAGATTCTGGGTATTGACATATAGCTGAGGCGGTTGAGGGTATCCATTACCGTTATACTGATGTGGGTGTTGGTTGTATCCGACCGAATTAGGTGACCCGACAGGATTAGAAGCTGAGAAATCGATCTTAGCGCTTGATACGTGGGGAAGGTATCCACCAGATGAAGCAAGATACTTTGGATCATTGGACCCGGTCAGGTTCACTTCTTGATCGGGGAAAGCAGCCGCGAAAGAATCAGGAGAAGCTGCCATTGCAATGTTGCCGTTTGGGtctgaaggtggaagaggcggtaGATTCTTGAACCTGTTCGGTGATAGTTGGCCGCTTTGGGACCTCGTCATTGACCCATGCTTTTCACCCGCACCATGTGAAGCTGTCTGGGATAAATGtatctgttgttgttgctgattgaagaaggctgagggGTTACATATAGCTGGAGGTGGAGTTTCGATAGCCATCGTCCCGCTTGAATTGGATAAACTTGAAGTCGTCTTGTTATGCGGTCTGTTATTGGCGCCAGTGAAGTTCGCGCTGGGATACCCCATGTTGTTCGATCGATACATGCTTGAAGGCTCGTCGTAGAT encodes the following:
- a CDS encoding lipoyl(octanoyl) transferase; translated protein: MVSRSLARLIHQTPFRQVSLSSASCSSPASSSKSILPPLRYHIFSEPLPYLVGLKLQNDIISTRLKAKAKDPVGSRGKGDVILMLEHTPTYTTGRRDNSPNPNELHPEEKKVQNVGAEFYITKRGGQVTYHGPGQLVGYPILDLNVMETPTRCYVEYLQAMLAEYARDDLGIKGVLAPHPEGHVGVFSSPTEKFASIGIHLSHRITSHGFAMNITPQPIKWFDLVMACGLADVHATSLHQLLLRDKADPTLPSVPDVAQALIPKFGELFSRDITPLREEKGGDDNEELVQISSLVMAAEEEAERLNKGKGWPGEPDLSRRA